A genomic region of Clavibacter michiganensis subsp. insidiosus contains the following coding sequences:
- the ypfJ gene encoding KPN_02809 family neutral zinc metallopeptidase, with protein sequence MTFDDDARIDSSKVTRRRGGRGRTTGIAAGGGGLLVVVAVILVQQFTGVDLSQLVDGGGGAGSGGSSQEQDEAIEGCTTGAEANASVECRMAGAADSLDTYWTTAASEVGIADYASPDFSLFSDATSTGCGEATSATGPFYCPPDRRLFVDTTFFDELRTRFGASGGPLAQMYVVGHEWGHHLQQLSGAFDRADRSGTGPDSDSVRLEVQADCYAGAWVGAAAEVRDDTGRAFLELVTPTEVADALDAAAAVGDDRIQAQAGGGVDPDTWTHGSAEQRQRWFEADRAGGPTACDTFAVPGSAL encoded by the coding sequence ATGACCTTCGACGACGACGCCCGCATCGACAGCAGCAAGGTCACCCGGCGGCGCGGCGGCCGCGGACGCACGACCGGCATCGCGGCCGGCGGCGGCGGGCTCCTCGTAGTGGTGGCGGTGATCCTCGTGCAGCAGTTCACGGGCGTCGACCTCTCGCAGCTGGTCGACGGCGGGGGCGGCGCGGGATCGGGCGGCTCCTCGCAGGAGCAGGACGAGGCCATCGAGGGCTGCACGACCGGCGCCGAGGCGAACGCGAGCGTCGAGTGCCGCATGGCGGGCGCGGCCGACTCGCTCGACACCTACTGGACCACCGCGGCATCCGAGGTCGGCATCGCCGACTACGCGAGCCCGGACTTCTCGCTGTTCTCCGACGCGACGAGCACCGGCTGCGGCGAGGCCACGAGCGCCACCGGTCCCTTCTACTGCCCGCCCGACCGGCGCCTCTTCGTCGACACGACGTTCTTCGACGAGCTGCGCACGCGGTTCGGCGCCTCGGGCGGGCCGCTCGCGCAGATGTACGTCGTCGGACACGAGTGGGGCCACCACCTCCAGCAGCTCTCGGGCGCGTTCGACCGCGCGGACCGCAGCGGCACGGGGCCGGACTCCGACTCGGTGCGGCTCGAGGTGCAGGCCGACTGCTACGCGGGCGCGTGGGTGGGCGCCGCCGCCGAGGTGCGGGACGACACCGGACGCGCGTTCCTCGAGCTCGTCACCCCGACCGAGGTCGCCGACGCGCTCGACGCCGCGGCCGCCGTGGGCGACGACCGCATCCAGGCCCAGGCGGGCGGCGGGGTGGATCCGGACACCTGGACGCACGGATCCGCCGAGCAGCGCCAGCGCTGGTTCGAGGCCGACCGCGCCGGCGGGCCCACGGCGTGCGACACGTTCGCGGTGCCGGGCAGCGCCCTGTAG
- a CDS encoding sensor histidine kinase: MARHPRVVDGIIAFLYAWAAIAASAVTGSRSRLPAAGVVLVVLALLMGATLMLRRVRPVSVLAVSGACAAASALITGTFDFGAMPLALYAVAVHGSTRRAWIGLGGASLLAGVVVPLTAGSGPLDLTATTMLVINLIPLLIATLIGTNVGGRKRYVEALQDLAVQLARERDQQARLATAAERTRIAREIHDIVAHGITVMVTLADGAAASAVARPELARDAMREVAETGRTSLSEMRRMLGVLTEDPDAGDAAPPSLRAPQPGHADLAALVDSFRSTGLPVRFTSTGAPPDDPGRQLAVFRVVQESLTNVLRYAPNADRVEVRVDHRPEEITVEVTDDDLTGPVVPPVPGSGRGLVGVAERMAVYGGTATAGRRESGGWRVLATMPSGLHDVRPGDASRAADPTTSPRVQEDR, from the coding sequence ATGGCCAGGCACCCCCGCGTGGTCGACGGCATCATCGCGTTCCTCTACGCCTGGGCGGCCATCGCCGCGAGCGCCGTCACTGGGAGCAGGTCGCGGCTGCCCGCCGCGGGCGTCGTCCTCGTGGTGCTGGCCCTGCTGATGGGCGCCACCCTCATGCTCCGCCGCGTCCGGCCCGTGAGCGTGCTCGCCGTGAGCGGCGCCTGCGCCGCGGCGAGCGCCCTCATCACCGGCACGTTCGACTTCGGCGCCATGCCCCTCGCGCTGTACGCGGTCGCCGTCCACGGGTCCACGCGGCGCGCCTGGATCGGGCTCGGTGGCGCGTCGCTCCTCGCCGGGGTCGTCGTGCCGCTGACGGCGGGCAGCGGCCCGCTCGACCTCACCGCCACGACGATGCTGGTCATCAACCTGATCCCCCTGCTCATCGCGACGCTCATCGGCACGAACGTGGGCGGACGCAAGCGCTACGTCGAGGCGCTGCAGGACCTGGCCGTGCAGCTCGCCCGCGAGCGCGACCAGCAGGCGCGGCTCGCCACGGCGGCGGAGCGGACGCGGATCGCGCGCGAGATCCACGACATCGTCGCCCACGGGATCACCGTCATGGTGACCCTCGCCGACGGGGCGGCGGCGAGCGCGGTCGCCCGGCCGGAGCTCGCGCGCGACGCCATGCGCGAGGTCGCCGAGACGGGTCGCACCTCCCTCTCCGAGATGCGCCGCATGCTGGGCGTGCTCACCGAGGATCCCGACGCGGGCGATGCCGCCCCGCCGTCCCTCCGCGCGCCGCAGCCCGGGCACGCCGACCTCGCCGCCCTGGTCGACTCGTTCCGGTCCACCGGCCTCCCCGTGCGCTTCACCAGCACGGGCGCGCCGCCGGATGACCCGGGGCGCCAGCTCGCCGTCTTCCGCGTCGTGCAGGAGTCGCTGACGAACGTGCTCCGGTACGCGCCGAACGCCGACCGGGTCGAGGTGCGGGTCGACCACCGGCCCGAGGAGATCACCGTCGAGGTCACCGACGACGACCTCACGGGACCCGTCGTGCCGCCCGTCCCCGGCAGCGGTCGCGGCCTCGTGGGCGTCGCGGAGCGCATGGCGGTGTACGGCGGCACGGCGACCGCCGGACGGCGCGAGAGCGGCGGCTGGCGCGTGCTGGCCACCATGCCCAGCGGGCTCCACGACGTCCGGCCCGGCGACGCGTCCCGGGCCGCGGATCCGACCACCAGCCCCCGCGTCCAGGAGGACCGATGA
- a CDS encoding CDGSH iron-sulfur domain-containing protein, which yields MSEPSAGDAPAPGPAPARAPAPEPARIIAYPDGPLLVRGDFEIVDPEGRPVPRTRSTVALCRCGVSSIKPYCDGTHRLVGFRTDPPAPAAD from the coding sequence GTGAGCGAGCCGTCCGCCGGCGACGCCCCAGCGCCCGGTCCCGCGCCCGCGCGCGCGCCCGCTCCCGAGCCAGCGCGGATCATCGCGTACCCGGACGGTCCGCTCCTCGTCCGCGGCGACTTCGAGATCGTCGATCCCGAGGGGCGCCCGGTCCCGCGCACGCGGAGCACCGTCGCGCTCTGCCGCTGCGGCGTCTCGTCGATCAAGCCCTACTGCGACGGCACGCACCGGCTGGTCGGCTTCCGCACGGATCCGCCCGCGCCCGCGGCCGACTAG
- a CDS encoding ABC transporter ATP-binding protein, whose product MIVAENLTKRYGAKTAVDGVSFTVQPGMVTGFLGPNGAGKSTTMRMIVGLDSPTSGSVTVNGRRYRDLQAPLHEVGALLDAKAVHTGRSAYNHLLAMAATHGIPRSRVDEVIEMTGLQPVAKKRVGGFSLGMGQRLGIAVALLGDPRTLILDEPVNGLDPEGVMWVRNITRYLAGQGRTVLLSSHLMSEMAQTADHLIVLGRGRVLADAPVAAVVAGATSAVVRVRSPHADQLGQAVARPEVVVTSVERDVIEITGLTAAQVGDAAMSAGVVLHELTPITASLEDAYLSLTQGDVEYHSAAVGTTEQEIAR is encoded by the coding sequence ATGATCGTCGCTGAGAACCTGACCAAGCGCTACGGCGCGAAGACCGCCGTGGACGGCGTGAGCTTCACCGTCCAGCCGGGCATGGTGACCGGATTCCTCGGTCCGAACGGCGCCGGCAAGTCCACCACGATGCGCATGATCGTCGGGCTCGACAGCCCCACGTCCGGCTCGGTGACCGTCAACGGCCGCCGCTACCGCGACCTCCAGGCCCCGCTCCACGAGGTCGGCGCGCTCCTCGACGCGAAGGCCGTGCACACGGGCCGCTCCGCGTACAACCACCTGCTCGCCATGGCGGCCACGCACGGCATCCCGCGCTCCCGGGTGGACGAGGTCATCGAGATGACGGGCCTGCAGCCGGTCGCCAAGAAGCGCGTCGGCGGCTTCTCCCTCGGCATGGGACAGCGCCTCGGCATCGCCGTCGCGCTCCTCGGCGACCCGCGCACGCTGATCCTCGACGAGCCCGTCAACGGCCTCGACCCCGAGGGCGTCATGTGGGTGCGCAACATCACCCGCTACCTGGCCGGTCAGGGCCGCACCGTGCTCCTGTCCTCGCACCTCATGAGCGAGATGGCGCAGACGGCCGACCACCTCATCGTCCTCGGACGCGGCCGCGTGCTCGCCGACGCTCCCGTCGCGGCGGTCGTCGCCGGCGCCACGAGCGCCGTCGTCCGCGTCCGCTCCCCGCACGCCGACCAGCTCGGCCAGGCCGTGGCGCGGCCGGAGGTCGTGGTGACCAGCGTCGAGCGCGACGTGATCGAGATCACCGGCCTCACGGCCGCGCAGGTCGGCGACGCGGCCATGTCCGCCGGGGTCGTGCTGCACGAGCTCACGCCCATCACCGCGTCCCTCGAGGACGCGTACCTGTCGCTCACGCAGGGCGACGTCGAGTACCACAGCGCCGCAGTCGGCACGACCGAGCAGGAGATCGCACGATGA
- a CDS encoding DUF2017 family protein, protein MRAFRARPDGTVAAHLEPHEVAMLRGLLGELRGILDEGSAPGGAADGAAPSPVVERLLPDAYPDDAESSAEFRRFTASDLTEAKAANATAVEATLAEADARGAGRRGLLVVLDPTGAQAWLRTLNDLRLAISVPLRIDEADGWRDRAPEESASLYDWLTFAQGSLIEAVDR, encoded by the coding sequence GTGAGGGCCTTCCGCGCGCGCCCCGACGGGACGGTCGCCGCGCACCTCGAGCCGCACGAGGTCGCCATGCTGCGCGGACTCCTCGGCGAGCTGCGCGGGATCCTGGACGAGGGGTCCGCGCCCGGCGGCGCCGCGGACGGCGCCGCCCCCTCCCCCGTCGTCGAGCGCCTGCTGCCCGACGCCTACCCGGACGACGCCGAGTCCTCCGCCGAGTTCCGGCGGTTCACGGCGTCCGACCTCACCGAGGCCAAGGCCGCGAACGCCACCGCGGTCGAGGCCACGCTCGCGGAGGCCGATGCGCGCGGGGCCGGCCGGCGGGGGCTGCTCGTGGTGCTGGATCCGACGGGCGCGCAGGCCTGGCTCCGCACGCTCAACGACCTCCGGCTCGCGATCTCGGTGCCGCTGCGCATCGACGAGGCCGACGGCTGGCGCGACCGCGCGCCCGAGGAGAGCGCGAGCCTCTACGACTGGCTGACGTTCGCGCAGGGATCGCTCATCGAGGCCGTCGACCGCTGA
- a CDS encoding ABC transporter permease subunit: MTATSTTYAPAPVTTGRPTLPRLMRSEWIKLRTLRSTVWCFALVFLLLAGFSALFTPFVVDQLRAQLSLPGVPATELLLQVGLSGVTLSMLVAGVLGVLVISGEYSTGMIRSSFSAAPRRLGVIAAKAIVYTVVTFVITAIAVAAALLIARGYFASVGAEVDVLDGDFLLAALGGVLFVVLIGLMGFGFGLLLRNGAAGIGALVGLVLVVPIVGQLLGGVLDWVADLAPYFPLSAGNRLYSTSTGAPGELEFWQALLVMLAWVAVILAPALILAKKRDA; this comes from the coding sequence ATGACCGCCACCAGCACGACCTACGCGCCCGCCCCGGTGACCACGGGCCGGCCCACGCTCCCCCGGCTGATGCGCTCCGAGTGGATCAAGCTGCGGACGCTGCGCTCCACCGTCTGGTGCTTCGCGCTCGTCTTCCTCCTCCTCGCCGGCTTCTCCGCGCTCTTCACGCCCTTCGTCGTGGACCAGCTCCGCGCGCAGCTGTCCCTCCCCGGCGTCCCCGCGACGGAGCTGCTCCTCCAGGTGGGGCTCAGCGGCGTCACCCTGTCGATGCTCGTCGCCGGCGTGCTCGGCGTGCTGGTGATCAGCGGCGAGTACTCGACCGGCATGATCCGCTCGTCCTTCAGCGCCGCGCCGCGCCGCCTGGGCGTCATCGCCGCCAAGGCGATCGTCTACACGGTGGTGACGTTCGTCATCACCGCGATAGCCGTCGCCGCCGCGCTCCTCATCGCCCGCGGCTACTTCGCGTCCGTCGGCGCGGAGGTCGACGTGCTGGACGGCGACTTCCTGCTCGCGGCCCTCGGCGGCGTGCTCTTCGTCGTGCTCATCGGCCTGATGGGCTTCGGCTTCGGACTGCTGCTGCGCAACGGCGCGGCGGGGATCGGCGCCCTCGTCGGCCTCGTGCTCGTCGTCCCCATCGTGGGCCAGCTGCTCGGCGGCGTGCTCGACTGGGTGGCGGACCTCGCGCCGTACTTCCCGCTGAGCGCGGGCAACCGGCTCTACAGCACCTCCACCGGGGCGCCCGGCGAGCTCGAGTTCTGGCAGGCGCTGCTCGTCATGCTGGCCTGGGTCGCCGTCATCCTCGCGCCCGCTCTGATCCTCGCCAAGAAGCGGGACGCCTGA
- a CDS encoding iron-containing redox enzyme family protein: MTDLLATAHEAARTLPSPLPAARGPLSAALLADLAGGSSAPDLAALAAEALAATDDVVRDDDVQLALFCLYELHHAGLEGVDDDREWDPRLIAVRGILEFAFEAALRDRIPVPERPEPTSAGVAAALFALTSADSGPSLSRFVARKASVEQLREFLVQRSIYTLGEADPHSWAIPRLRGRAKAALVEIQADEYGGGRPERVHATIFGATLRGVGLDDRYGTYLDDVPAITLASSNAMSLFGLHRRLRGAIVGHLAAFEMTSSVPSRLYASGIRRLGFGDDVAWYYDEHVEADAVHEQIAAHDLAGGLVESEPELLDDVLFGAAACLEVEGWVGAHVLARWQAGRSSLREGSTAAVVAAA, encoded by the coding sequence ATGACCGATCTGCTCGCGACCGCCCACGAAGCGGCTCGCACCCTCCCGTCGCCCCTCCCCGCCGCGCGCGGCCCGCTCAGCGCGGCCCTCCTGGCCGATCTCGCCGGCGGATCCTCCGCTCCCGACCTCGCGGCGCTCGCCGCCGAGGCGCTCGCCGCGACGGACGACGTCGTCCGCGACGACGACGTCCAGCTGGCCCTCTTCTGCCTCTACGAGCTGCACCACGCGGGCCTCGAGGGCGTCGACGACGACCGCGAGTGGGACCCGCGGCTCATCGCCGTCCGCGGGATCCTCGAGTTCGCGTTCGAGGCCGCCCTGCGCGACCGGATCCCCGTGCCCGAGCGCCCGGAGCCGACGTCCGCGGGCGTCGCGGCCGCGCTCTTCGCGCTCACCTCGGCCGACTCCGGCCCGTCGCTCTCGCGCTTCGTCGCCCGGAAGGCCAGCGTCGAGCAGCTCCGCGAGTTCCTCGTGCAGCGGTCGATCTACACGCTCGGCGAGGCCGACCCTCACTCCTGGGCGATCCCGCGCCTCCGCGGCCGCGCCAAGGCCGCGCTCGTGGAGATCCAGGCCGACGAGTACGGCGGAGGCCGGCCCGAGCGCGTGCACGCGACGATCTTCGGCGCGACCCTCCGTGGCGTCGGCCTCGACGACCGCTACGGCACCTACCTCGACGACGTGCCCGCGATCACGCTGGCGTCCTCCAACGCCATGTCGCTGTTCGGCCTGCACCGGCGCCTCCGCGGCGCGATCGTCGGCCACCTCGCCGCGTTCGAGATGACCTCGAGCGTGCCCAGCCGCCTCTACGCGAGCGGGATCCGCCGCCTCGGCTTCGGCGACGACGTCGCCTGGTACTACGACGAGCACGTCGAGGCCGACGCCGTGCACGAGCAGATCGCGGCGCACGACCTCGCGGGCGGGCTCGTGGAGTCGGAGCCCGAGCTCCTCGACGACGTGCTGTTCGGCGCGGCCGCGTGCCTCGAGGTCGAGGGCTGGGTCGGCGCGCACGTGCTGGCCCGTTGGCAGGCCGGCCGCTCGTCGCTGCGGGAGGGCTCGACGGCCGCCGTCGTGGCCGCGGCGTGA
- a CDS encoding NAD-dependent epimerase/dehydratase family protein encodes MRVVVIGATGNLGTGALRRLHAAGAEIVGVARRMPDASLEPYSGVTWRLADIGAAGAVSGLAATMRGADAVVHLGWALQPNHRERVMHRTNVIGTANVLEAVAQAGVPQVVVASSVGAYSAAPKDRPRDETWPTGGIHTSHYSRHKAENERAMDAFEQAHPEIVVTRMRPGLVMHDEAAAEIAGLFLGRWIPTRWLGLATRTPVLPLPRELVSQVVHNEDVADAFWRAVERRAPGAFNVAADPVVDAALVGRLLDARVVTVPLPALRALVSASWRLRVQRTDPGWIDIAANVPVMSTARAREVLGWTPTHTAEEVLAEFGRTFVHRTGREGSAPLAG; translated from the coding sequence ATGCGCGTCGTCGTCATCGGAGCGACCGGGAACCTCGGGACCGGGGCGCTGCGCCGCCTCCATGCCGCGGGGGCCGAGATCGTGGGCGTCGCCCGGCGCATGCCCGACGCCTCCCTCGAGCCGTACTCCGGCGTCACCTGGCGGCTCGCCGACATCGGCGCCGCGGGCGCCGTCTCCGGGCTCGCGGCGACCATGCGCGGCGCCGACGCGGTCGTCCACCTCGGCTGGGCCCTGCAACCGAACCACCGCGAGCGCGTGATGCACCGCACGAACGTCATCGGCACCGCGAACGTGCTCGAGGCGGTCGCGCAGGCGGGCGTGCCGCAGGTGGTCGTCGCGTCGTCGGTCGGCGCGTACAGCGCGGCCCCGAAGGACCGGCCGCGGGACGAGACCTGGCCGACCGGCGGGATCCACACCTCCCACTACTCCCGGCACAAGGCCGAGAACGAGCGCGCGATGGACGCGTTCGAGCAGGCGCACCCCGAGATCGTGGTGACGCGCATGCGGCCCGGGCTCGTGATGCACGACGAGGCCGCGGCGGAGATCGCCGGGCTCTTCCTCGGGCGGTGGATCCCCACGCGCTGGCTGGGCCTCGCCACCCGCACGCCGGTGCTGCCGCTCCCCCGCGAGCTGGTGTCGCAGGTGGTGCACAACGAGGACGTCGCGGACGCGTTCTGGCGTGCGGTCGAGCGGCGGGCTCCCGGGGCGTTCAACGTGGCGGCGGATCCCGTCGTCGACGCCGCGCTCGTCGGCCGCCTGCTCGACGCGCGCGTCGTGACGGTGCCGCTGCCGGCGCTCCGGGCGCTCGTCTCGGCGAGCTGGCGGCTGCGCGTGCAGCGGACGGATCCGGGCTGGATCGACATCGCCGCGAACGTGCCCGTCATGTCGACCGCCCGCGCCCGCGAGGTGCTCGGCTGGACCCCGACGCACACGGCGGAGGAGGTGCTAGCCGAGTTCGGTCGCACCTTCGTGCACCGCACCGGGCGCGAGGGCTCGGCGCCGCTCGCCGGATGA
- a CDS encoding DNA alkylation repair protein has product MTEDAEFVAAALEREGAWYRAEAERERLRSDLEFVGASVGAVRGTVRDLGRRRPGMTRDEAVALASELWRSRVYERRLAAVVLLQEHVDGLDNGDLTRIEGFVRDARLRALVDPLALDVIGPLVERLSGTARVRADQALDRWAGEQDVWLRRAALLAPTRPLRAGGGDWDDFLRRARTAQAAPRGGHDVVREAVDRVRDLVRETRPDLA; this is encoded by the coding sequence ATGACCGAGGACGCCGAGTTCGTCGCGGCGGCCCTCGAGCGCGAGGGCGCGTGGTACCGCGCCGAGGCGGAACGGGAGCGGCTGCGCTCCGACCTCGAGTTCGTGGGCGCGTCCGTGGGCGCCGTCCGCGGGACGGTGCGCGACCTCGGGCGTCGGCGTCCGGGCATGACCCGGGACGAGGCGGTCGCGCTCGCCTCCGAGCTCTGGCGGTCGCGCGTCTACGAGCGGCGGCTCGCGGCCGTCGTGCTGCTGCAGGAGCACGTCGACGGGCTCGACAACGGCGACCTCACGCGCATCGAGGGCTTCGTTCGGGATGCGCGGCTGCGTGCCCTCGTGGACCCGCTCGCGCTCGACGTCATCGGCCCGCTCGTCGAGCGGCTGTCCGGCACCGCGCGCGTCCGGGCCGACCAGGCGCTCGACCGGTGGGCGGGCGAGCAGGACGTGTGGCTGCGCCGGGCGGCCCTCCTCGCGCCGACGCGACCGCTGCGGGCGGGCGGCGGCGACTGGGACGACTTCCTCCGCCGTGCGCGCACCGCGCAGGCGGCGCCCCGAGGCGGGCACGACGTCGTGCGCGAGGCGGTCGACCGGGTGCGCGACCTCGTGCGCGAGACCCGGCCGGACCTCGCCTGA
- a CDS encoding ROK family protein yields the protein MARRLIDEGLVREGGTVLRGPGKPRTLLHLVPDGRFAVGVHVDPAVITSVLLDLEGTVLRHVSSPTPSASRPDEVVALVARLVDGLIADAGVDRQAVLGVGLAAPGPIDVGAGLVRDPPMLPRWRHVPLRSALSTATGLPVLLEKDVTAAAVAELWFGPGDRRHLAFVYYGTGFGTGLVLGGEPVRGASSNAGDSGHIMVAARGRRCTCGRVGCVGELITPHALVRQAVEGGVLGTGDVSDAALAEAAASGDTVDMRLIGEAFHALAARADAEDGPARRIVEAAARHLARAIVIQVNLLDLDEVVCGGPFWHPIARLVLATLPEEVRRSPALIAKHPVRVVESAVGEDVAAVGAACLVLDNAFSPRPSAMLIRG from the coding sequence GTGGCGCGCCGCCTCATCGACGAGGGGCTCGTGCGCGAGGGCGGCACCGTGCTCCGCGGGCCGGGCAAGCCGCGCACCCTCCTGCACCTCGTGCCCGACGGCCGCTTCGCGGTGGGCGTGCACGTGGATCCCGCGGTCATCACCTCCGTGCTGCTCGACCTCGAGGGCACCGTGCTCCGGCACGTCAGCAGCCCGACGCCCTCCGCGTCCCGCCCCGACGAGGTGGTGGCGCTCGTGGCGCGGCTCGTCGACGGCCTCATCGCCGACGCGGGGGTCGACCGGCAGGCGGTGCTCGGCGTGGGCCTCGCCGCCCCGGGGCCCATCGACGTGGGCGCGGGCCTCGTGCGGGATCCGCCGATGCTCCCCCGCTGGCGCCACGTGCCGCTGCGCTCGGCCCTCAGCACCGCGACCGGCCTGCCGGTGCTCCTGGAGAAGGACGTGACCGCGGCCGCCGTCGCGGAGCTGTGGTTCGGCCCCGGGGATCGCCGTCACCTCGCGTTCGTCTACTACGGCACCGGGTTCGGCACGGGTCTCGTGCTCGGCGGCGAGCCCGTGCGCGGCGCGAGCTCGAACGCCGGGGACTCCGGCCACATCATGGTCGCCGCGCGCGGCCGGCGCTGCACGTGCGGGCGCGTCGGCTGCGTGGGCGAGCTCATCACCCCGCACGCGCTCGTGCGCCAGGCCGTCGAGGGCGGCGTGCTCGGGACCGGCGACGTGTCGGACGCGGCGCTGGCGGAGGCCGCGGCGAGCGGCGACACGGTCGACATGCGGCTGATCGGGGAGGCGTTCCACGCGCTCGCGGCCCGCGCGGACGCGGAGGACGGGCCCGCCCGCCGGATCGTGGAGGCCGCTGCCCGGCACCTGGCGCGCGCCATCGTGATCCAGGTGAACCTGCTCGACCTCGACGAGGTGGTCTGCGGCGGCCCGTTCTGGCACCCGATCGCGCGCCTCGTGCTCGCGACCCTGCCGGAGGAGGTGCGGCGCTCCCCCGCGCTCATCGCGAAGCACCCCGTGCGGGTGGTCGAGTCGGCCGTCGGCGAGGACGTGGCCGCCGTGGGCGCCGCGTGCCTCGTGCTCGACAACGCGTTCTCGCCGCGCCCGTCGGCGATGCTCATCCGCGGCTAG
- a CDS encoding response regulator transcription factor, translated as MTDSSTPVRVLIVDDQALVRMGFRMVLDAEPGIEVVGEAADGRGAVERTDELAPDIVLMDVRMPGMDGIEATAEIVARHPATRVIVLTTFDLDEYAFAGLRAGASGFLVKDTRPEHLMEAIRAVADGDAAISPRVTRRMIELLGPTMPPTGGAAGTGEGAADPRLRPLTARELEVLTALAEGLTNQEIAGRLYLSESTVKTHVGRVLAKLEVRDRVQAVILAYDCGLVRPGA; from the coding sequence ATGACCGACAGCAGCACCCCCGTCCGCGTGCTCATCGTGGACGACCAGGCGCTCGTGCGCATGGGCTTCCGCATGGTGCTCGACGCCGAGCCCGGGATCGAGGTGGTGGGCGAGGCCGCCGACGGCCGCGGCGCCGTGGAGCGCACCGATGAGCTCGCCCCCGACATCGTGCTCATGGACGTGCGTATGCCCGGGATGGACGGGATCGAGGCCACCGCCGAGATCGTCGCCCGGCACCCGGCCACGCGCGTCATCGTGCTGACCACGTTCGACCTCGACGAGTACGCGTTCGCGGGGCTGCGCGCCGGGGCGAGCGGGTTCCTCGTCAAGGACACGCGGCCCGAGCACCTGATGGAGGCGATCCGCGCGGTCGCGGACGGCGACGCCGCCATCTCGCCCCGGGTGACGCGCCGCATGATCGAGCTGCTCGGGCCGACGATGCCCCCGACCGGTGGCGCGGCCGGCACCGGGGAGGGCGCCGCCGACCCGCGGCTGCGGCCCCTCACCGCGCGGGAGCTGGAGGTGCTCACGGCGCTGGCCGAGGGGCTCACCAACCAGGAGATCGCCGGCCGCCTGTACCTGTCGGAGTCGACGGTGAAGACGCACGTGGGGCGGGTGCTCGCGAAGCTCGAGGTGCGGGACCGCGTGCAGGCCGTGATCCTCGCGTACGACTGCGGGCTCGTGCGTCCCGGTGCATGA
- the clpS gene encoding ATP-dependent Clp protease adapter ClpS produces MTTTTADARAPRLLPAARRAADPPAGDPGSGTSTGSDTSLLERAATPPVWSCVVWNDPVNLMTYVSYVFRSYFGFTRERADELMLRVHEDGRAVVATGIREEIERHVLAMHGYGLWATLERVDA; encoded by the coding sequence ATGACCACCACCACCGCGGACGCGCGCGCCCCGCGCCTCCTGCCCGCCGCTCGCCGCGCCGCCGACCCGCCCGCGGGCGATCCCGGCTCCGGCACGAGCACGGGATCCGACACGAGCCTGCTCGAGCGCGCGGCGACGCCGCCGGTGTGGAGCTGCGTGGTGTGGAACGACCCCGTGAACCTCATGACGTACGTCTCGTACGTCTTCCGCAGCTACTTCGGCTTCACCCGCGAACGCGCCGACGAGCTGATGCTCCGGGTGCACGAGGACGGCCGGGCCGTGGTCGCGACGGGGATCCGCGAGGAGATCGAGCGCCACGTGCTCGCGATGCACGGCTACGGCCTGTGGGCCACGCTCGAGCGGGTGGACGCGTGA